A window from Candidatus Neomarinimicrobiota bacterium encodes these proteins:
- a CDS encoding P-II family nitrogen regulator, which yields MKLIIAIIQPEELPYIKEELLKKEIYKFTVTNAKGQGKEFPVQEVYRGISHEITLLKKVRLEIAVNDEFVEPTVEAITKVAKKDGDKGRGKIFILPIEECIRIRTGETGSTAIG from the coding sequence ATGAAATTGATTATAGCAATTATCCAGCCAGAGGAGCTTCCTTATATTAAAGAGGAGCTCTTGAAAAAGGAAATCTACAAGTTCACGGTTACCAATGCCAAGGGGCAGGGGAAAGAGTTCCCAGTCCAGGAAGTATATCGTGGTATTTCTCATGAAATCACCCTGTTGAAAAAGGTCAGATTGGAAATTGCGGTAAACGATGAATTTGTAGAGCCAACTGTCGAGGCAATAACAAAAGTAGCTAAAAAGGACGGCGATAAAGGTCGAGGGAAAATCTTTATTCTGCCCATTGAAGAGTGTATCCGCATACGGACAGGTGAAACGGGTTCAACAGCAATTGGCTGA
- a CDS encoding single-stranded DNA-binding protein encodes MAIDRGSVNKTILIGHLGSDPESRYLPSGDAVLNFSVATNTGWRDKEGVQKDQTEWHRCVLFGKQAENAVKLFAKGKLVYLDGRLRTRSWEDKDGIKRYQTEVVVNNFTLLGGKGKESSDAPPQPEGGDEDDLPF; translated from the coding sequence ATGGCTATTGATCGCGGAAGCGTAAATAAAACAATCCTAATAGGTCACTTGGGAAGTGATCCTGAAAGCAGGTATCTCCCTTCCGGTGATGCTGTGCTGAACTTCAGTGTAGCAACAAATACTGGGTGGCGCGATAAGGAAGGTGTACAAAAAGATCAGACAGAATGGCATCGTTGTGTGTTATTTGGCAAGCAGGCTGAAAATGCTGTTAAATTATTTGCGAAAGGAAAGCTTGTATATCTTGATGGTCGGTTGAGAACACGGTCCTGGGAAGATAAGGACGGTATCAAACGCTATCAGACAGAGGTGGTCGTTAATAACTTCACATTACTTGGGGGAAAAGGGAAAGAGAGCAGTGATGCTCCTCCCCAGCCCGAAGGTGGTGATGAGGACGATCTTCCGTTTTAG
- a CDS encoding alpha/beta hydrolase-fold protein yields MRRITSILLTLSLTTGLLSAGKLRFVIDYPQERDGKLMEGRVLLLLAKDGAKEPRFQITYHANTGLVYGVDAMGPQPKKGVVIDSTVFGYPIESLDNIPAGEYWVQGLLHTYETFNLKTGHTVKLPVDNGEGQRWNRSPGNLYSKPQKMFLDPGKKKTVNITLDQVIPPIEPPEDTEYIKHVRIQSKLLTEFWDRPIYLGAHVLLPEGFDEHSEAKYPLMIFHGHYPHDFGGFRTDPPDPDLEPQYSARFDWEGYNRTVQEHEYQLYEDWTSPDFPRVLVIEIQHQNPYYDDSYAVNSANLGPYGDAITYELIPYIEEKFRGIGEGWARFLYGGSTGGWEALAVQVFYPDEYNGCFAACPDPIDFRAYCLVNIYEDENAYYRSGSFKQVATPAHRNYLGEVNATVEQMNHMELAIGTNSRSGDQWDIWQAVYSPMGPDGYPKPIWDKYTGEIDKKVADYWRENYDLRYVLERDWGEIGHKLKGKIHVYCGDMDNYYLNNAVYLMEEFLEGTTNPYYNGEVDYGDRAEHCWNGDHTHPNALSRLRYNQMFIPEAVERMEKTAPPGADLRSWRY; encoded by the coding sequence ATGCGTAGAATAACATCAATTCTTCTAACTCTTTCGCTCACCACCGGACTGCTTTCTGCCGGCAAACTGCGGTTTGTAATCGATTATCCACAGGAGAGAGATGGGAAACTGATGGAAGGGCGCGTCCTGCTTCTGCTGGCGAAAGATGGCGCAAAGGAGCCGAGATTTCAGATTACTTATCACGCTAATACGGGTCTTGTCTACGGTGTCGATGCTATGGGCCCCCAGCCGAAGAAAGGGGTCGTGATTGACAGTACTGTCTTTGGCTATCCCATCGAATCGTTGGATAATATCCCGGCTGGGGAGTATTGGGTGCAGGGGCTGTTGCATACTTATGAGACGTTCAACCTGAAGACGGGGCACACCGTCAAACTTCCCGTGGACAACGGAGAGGGACAAAGATGGAACCGTTCTCCGGGGAATCTCTATTCCAAGCCCCAGAAAATGTTTTTGGATCCGGGCAAGAAAAAGACGGTGAACATTACACTTGACCAGGTAATCCCGCCGATTGAGCCGCCGGAGGATACCGAATATATCAAACATGTCAGGATTCAGAGCAAGCTGCTGACGGAGTTCTGGGACCGCCCCATATACCTCGGCGCGCATGTCCTGTTGCCGGAAGGCTTTGACGAACATTCCGAGGCGAAATACCCGCTCATGATTTTTCATGGTCACTACCCTCACGATTTCGGCGGCTTCCGGACAGATCCGCCCGATCCCGATCTGGAGCCTCAGTACAGCGCCCGCTTTGACTGGGAAGGGTACAACCGTACTGTTCAGGAGCATGAATATCAACTTTACGAAGACTGGACGAGCCCCGACTTTCCGCGGGTACTGGTGATTGAGATTCAGCATCAGAATCCGTACTATGACGATTCCTATGCTGTCAATTCCGCCAACCTTGGCCCCTACGGTGACGCCATCACCTACGAGTTGATTCCTTACATCGAAGAGAAGTTCCGCGGCATCGGCGAAGGGTGGGCGAGGTTCCTCTACGGTGGTTCCACCGGCGGCTGGGAAGCGCTGGCAGTGCAGGTGTTCTATCCCGATGAGTATAACGGCTGTTTTGCGGCGTGCCCCGATCCTATTGATTTCCGGGCGTATTGCCTGGTAAATATCTATGAAGACGAGAATGCCTATTACAGAAGTGGCTCATTCAAACAGGTGGCGACGCCGGCCCACAGGAATTATCTGGGTGAAGTGAACGCTACTGTAGAGCAGATGAACCACATGGAGCTGGCTATCGGAACTAACAGTCGCTCAGGCGATCAGTGGGATATCTGGCAAGCGGTGTACAGTCCCATGGGGCCGGACGGCTATCCTAAGCCGATCTGGGACAAATATACGGGAGAGATTGATAAGAAAGTGGCCGACTACTGGCGGGAGAACTACGATCTTCGTTACGTGCTGGAACGGGACTGGGGAGAGATCGGTCACAAGCTGAAGGGGAAAATCCACGTTTACTGCGGAGATATGGATAACTATTATTTGAACAATGCTGTCTACCTCATGGAAGAATTTCTCGAAGGGACCACAAACCCGTATTACAACGGTGAGGTTGATTACGGTGATCGTGCGGAGCACTGCTGGAACGGCGACCACACCCACCCCAACGCCCTATCCCGGCTGCGGTACAATCAGATGTTTATTCCTGAGGCAGTAGAACGGATGGAAAAAACGGCACCGCCCGGAGCTGACCTCAGAAGCTGGCGCTATTAA
- a CDS encoding NAD(P)/FAD-dependent oxidoreductase, with protein MAADYEVVIIGAGVVGLAVARGLAEKGIKSVLIIEREEAFGRGTSSRNSEVVHSGIYYPPDSLKARYCRLGRDKLYPFCRENDIWYSRCGKLVVAQEGQEEDLQVLYENAQANDVPELSLLDQKQVAVVEPEISVASALFVGCTGIVSAHELMAAFYRISEDSDHDLLLNAQTMAVEPKGNSYSISVKSPGEARYKVTANWVVNAAGLYSDRVAEMLWGMDDTNRPVQHFSKGSYFKLAPVWRNRLQHLIYPLPDVNDDSLGIHTSFDAGGDVKLGPSVDWLPERKEEYSVQEEDKDFFYKEAKRYLPDLKQEDLTPDFAGIRPKLVVPEGTYSDFYIQHEDNSGYPGWINLVGIDSPGLTAAIAIGWDTAIWISEGL; from the coding sequence ATGGCAGCAGATTATGAGGTAGTGATTATTGGTGCCGGTGTGGTAGGACTGGCCGTTGCGCGGGGTCTGGCAGAAAAGGGGATTAAATCGGTACTGATAATTGAGAGAGAAGAAGCTTTTGGGCGTGGGACCTCCAGCCGCAACAGCGAGGTAGTCCACTCCGGTATCTACTACCCTCCTGATTCGTTAAAAGCCAGATACTGTCGGCTGGGGAGAGATAAGCTCTACCCTTTCTGTCGTGAAAATGATATCTGGTACAGCCGTTGCGGGAAGCTTGTAGTTGCTCAGGAAGGACAAGAGGAAGACCTTCAAGTGCTCTATGAAAATGCTCAAGCCAATGATGTACCAGAGTTGTCGCTCCTAGATCAAAAGCAGGTAGCCGTAGTGGAGCCGGAGATATCTGTGGCGTCGGCACTGTTTGTAGGATGCACGGGTATCGTCTCTGCTCATGAGCTCATGGCTGCCTTCTATCGAATCTCTGAGGATAGTGATCACGATCTTCTGCTCAATGCACAGACCATGGCTGTTGAGCCGAAAGGAAATTCATACTCCATTTCCGTGAAAAGTCCCGGTGAAGCACGTTACAAGGTAACTGCAAACTGGGTGGTGAATGCCGCCGGATTGTATAGCGATCGAGTGGCGGAAATGCTGTGGGGTATGGATGATACCAACAGACCGGTCCAGCACTTTTCCAAGGGCTCATACTTTAAGCTGGCTCCAGTGTGGCGAAATCGGCTTCAGCATCTGATTTATCCTCTCCCGGATGTTAACGATGATTCCCTTGGAATTCATACTAGCTTTGACGCTGGAGGGGATGTAAAGCTTGGGCCCAGTGTCGATTGGCTTCCTGAGCGGAAGGAAGAGTACAGTGTACAGGAAGAAGACAAAGACTTTTTCTATAAAGAAGCTAAACGGTATTTACCGGATCTTAAGCAAGAGGATTTAACGCCCGATTTTGCCGGGATTCGTCCAAAACTGGTGGTACCAGAAGGTACATATTCGGACTTTTATATCCAGCATGAAGACAATTCGGGTTATCCCGGATGGATTAACCTCGTCGGGATTGACTCTCCCGGACTGACGGCTGCCATCGCTATCGGTTGGGATACAGCAATTTGGATTTCGGAAGGGTTGTGA
- a CDS encoding RpiB/LacA/LacB family sugar-phosphate isomerase has translation MKIAVSTDERTSLVNTILKDLGERGHEVIYFGPEGDDSVDWPEVTHQAATLVTGGGADEGIVMCWTGTGASIAANKVNGIRAALCYDAETAKGARTWNHANVLALSLRATSEPLVKEILDAWFDTPYSDDEWNLKQIERIRKLEQEQSEDPGA, from the coding sequence ATGAAAATTGCCGTAAGCACCGATGAGCGAACGAGTCTCGTAAACACCATCTTGAAGGATCTCGGAGAACGGGGCCACGAGGTGATCTATTTCGGGCCGGAGGGAGACGATTCAGTTGACTGGCCCGAAGTAACCCATCAGGCGGCGACCTTAGTGACCGGTGGGGGAGCCGATGAAGGTATTGTCATGTGCTGGACCGGCACCGGCGCTTCCATCGCCGCTAATAAAGTTAACGGCATTCGGGCCGCCCTCTGCTACGACGCCGAAACAGCCAAAGGGGCCCGCACCTGGAATCACGCCAACGTCCTCGCCCTGAGCCTCCGCGCTACCTCCGAACCACTGGTGAAAGAAATTCTCGACGCGTGGTTCGATACGCCGTACAGTGACGACGAGTGGAACCTGAAGCAGATCGAGCGTATCAGGAAGCTGGAGCAGGAACAGTCCGAAGACCCTGGCGCATGA
- a CDS encoding M28 family metallopeptidase: MIKRAYSTIPKLTVGLLVLYLLGCAASPGLRREGTGATPVSSVYQAAAVQLISAALADSFAYNRLAELTDSFGPRFSGTKNLEDAIDWILEEMRQDGFENVRGEEVMIPRWVRGNEWARLEAPWKKELAMLGLGGSVATPAEGITAEVLVVGSFEELEKRADEAEGKIVLFNVPFTNYGETVRYRYAGASAAAKAGGVASLIRSVGPFSMNTPHTGGMSYEEDVPKIPHAAITVEDAAMLGRTAKRGERIVVTLYMEAHFEDDVPSRNVVAELVGREKPEEIVVLGGHIDSWDVGQGAMDDGGGCVAAWQAVKLMQDLGLRPRRTVRVVLWTNEENGLRGGNGYRDAHREELDNHILAMESDAGVFKPEGFGFSGSPEALSIIRKIAQLLQPIGAGEIKEKGGGADIGPIMKEGVPGMGLNVDGSNYFWYHHTNADTMDKLDPHEMNLCVAAMAVMAYVVADMPKELPR, from the coding sequence ATGATCAAACGCGCGTATAGCACCATTCCAAAGTTGACAGTCGGCCTTCTTGTGCTGTACCTCTTGGGCTGTGCCGCTTCGCCGGGGTTGCGCCGGGAAGGTACTGGCGCTACGCCTGTTTCATCAGTGTATCAAGCGGCAGCAGTTCAACTCATCTCCGCCGCCCTTGCCGACAGTTTTGCCTATAACCGCCTCGCCGAACTGACAGACAGTTTCGGTCCCCGCTTCAGCGGAACAAAGAATCTGGAAGATGCCATCGACTGGATTCTTGAAGAGATGAGACAAGATGGCTTTGAGAATGTCCGCGGCGAGGAAGTGATGATTCCCCGATGGGTGCGCGGGAATGAGTGGGCTCGGCTGGAGGCACCATGGAAAAAGGAGTTAGCCATGCTCGGCCTCGGTGGCAGTGTAGCGACGCCCGCGGAGGGTATCACGGCTGAAGTTTTGGTGGTAGGAAGTTTTGAGGAGCTGGAAAAGAGGGCGGATGAAGCCGAGGGCAAGATCGTTCTGTTCAACGTGCCGTTTACTAACTACGGTGAGACTGTCCGTTACCGCTATGCCGGTGCCAGTGCCGCGGCCAAGGCCGGAGGAGTGGCGAGTCTGATTCGTTCTGTGGGGCCGTTCTCCATGAATACGCCTCACACCGGCGGGATGAGCTACGAAGAGGATGTACCCAAGATTCCCCACGCTGCCATTACAGTGGAAGATGCGGCGATGCTGGGACGGACGGCAAAGCGTGGCGAACGGATCGTGGTGACCCTTTACATGGAGGCCCATTTCGAGGACGATGTCCCTTCCCGCAATGTAGTGGCGGAGCTGGTGGGACGGGAGAAGCCCGAAGAGATAGTTGTCCTTGGAGGTCATATCGATTCGTGGGATGTAGGTCAGGGGGCCATGGATGACGGTGGCGGCTGCGTTGCGGCGTGGCAGGCGGTGAAGCTGATGCAAGACCTCGGTCTGCGCCCGCGCCGGACGGTGCGGGTAGTGCTGTGGACAAACGAAGAGAACGGTCTCCGGGGCGGCAACGGCTATCGCGACGCACACAGAGAGGAATTAGATAATCACATTCTTGCCATGGAGTCGGATGCCGGCGTGTTCAAGCCTGAAGGTTTTGGATTTTCGGGGTCACCCGAGGCTCTTTCAATCATACGTAAAATTGCTCAACTTCTGCAACCCATCGGCGCCGGTGAAATCAAGGAAAAGGGCGGTGGCGCTGACATCGGTCCCATCATGAAAGAGGGTGTGCCGGGGATGGGCCTGAATGTGGACGGTTCTAACTATTTCTGGTACCACCACACCAACGCCGACACCATGGACAAGCTCGATCCCCATGAGATGAACCTCTGCGTCGCCGCCATGGCCGTCATGGCTTATGTGGTGGCGGATATGCCGAAAGAGCTGCCGCGGTAA
- a CDS encoding Lrp/AsnC family transcriptional regulator codes for MLDDKDKKLLKLMQADGRMTAKDASEQLDMSVPATAERIKKLVEAGYIHDFRAVVDSKKIGYDVTAFILVVMSSSDYYEELVRHAKESDEILECHSITGEGSHILKVRLHDTSELEGMLRKIQSWVGVIRTHTMIVMTTFKEETRLAIE; via the coding sequence ATGTTGGATGATAAAGACAAGAAACTCCTTAAGCTTATGCAGGCAGACGGCCGAATGACGGCAAAAGATGCGTCTGAACAGTTGGATATGTCTGTACCGGCCACAGCAGAACGAATCAAAAAGCTCGTGGAGGCGGGGTACATTCATGATTTCCGGGCGGTAGTTGATTCCAAAAAGATAGGCTACGATGTTACCGCTTTCATTCTGGTGGTCATGTCGTCTTCCGATTATTATGAAGAATTGGTTCGCCACGCAAAAGAATCCGATGAAATACTTGAGTGTCACTCCATAACCGGTGAAGGGTCTCATATCCTAAAGGTACGGCTCCACGATACATCAGAACTGGAAGGAATGTTGCGGAAAATACAGTCGTGGGTAGGCGTTATCCGAACGCACACCATGATTGTTATGACTACGTTCAAAGAGGAGACACGGCTGGCTATTGAATAG
- the glnA gene encoding type I glutamate--ammonia ligase: MTPKEFFEFCSSNNAEMVDLKFVDLLGTWQHCSFPVETLDEDTFKDGLGFDGSSIRGWQGIHMSDMLAVPDPATAFLDTFFAEPTVSVIANIVDPITKEDYTRDPRHVARKGEEYLKSTGIADTCYIGPEPEFFIFDEVRFEQNQHTGMYKIDSVEGAWNSARFEEPNLGYKPSFKGGYFPVSPTDTYHDLRGVMVKEMQKVGIVVEAHHHEVGTAGQAEIDMLYQPLLKMADQFMWYKYIIRNVAKQHGKTVTFMPKPIFEDNGSGMHSHFSLWKDGKPLFAGDGYAGLSDMALYAVGGILKHAPSILAFAAPTTNSYRRLVPGFEAPVNLCLSARNRSAAVRIPMYSDNPKAKRFEFRCPDSTCNGYLTWTAMLMAVIDGIQNKIDPGKPLDRDIYEMKPDEMEGYSHTPGSLEEALDALENDHAFLAEGGVFTDDLIETWIEWKREEELAPLAQRPHPYEFYLYYDA; the protein is encoded by the coding sequence ATGACACCAAAGGAGTTTTTTGAGTTTTGCAGTTCTAACAACGCAGAGATGGTCGACCTGAAATTTGTCGATCTGTTAGGTACGTGGCAGCACTGTTCTTTTCCAGTGGAGACGCTGGACGAAGACACTTTCAAGGATGGACTCGGTTTTGACGGTTCTTCCATTCGGGGCTGGCAGGGCATTCACATGTCAGACATGCTTGCGGTTCCCGATCCCGCCACGGCGTTTCTTGACACCTTTTTCGCAGAACCGACAGTGAGCGTAATTGCGAACATTGTAGACCCCATTACCAAGGAAGATTACACAAGAGACCCGCGCCATGTAGCCCGGAAAGGCGAAGAGTATTTGAAGTCAACGGGCATTGCCGATACCTGTTATATCGGACCTGAACCAGAGTTCTTTATTTTTGATGAAGTCCGGTTTGAGCAGAATCAGCATACGGGTATGTATAAAATCGACTCCGTTGAGGGAGCCTGGAATTCAGCCCGTTTTGAAGAGCCTAATCTAGGATATAAACCGAGCTTCAAGGGGGGATATTTCCCTGTAAGTCCAACCGATACGTATCACGATCTTCGGGGAGTGATGGTAAAGGAGATGCAAAAAGTCGGTATTGTTGTGGAAGCTCACCACCACGAGGTGGGAACGGCGGGACAGGCTGAAATTGACATGCTGTATCAGCCTCTCTTGAAAATGGCCGACCAGTTCATGTGGTACAAATACATCATCCGCAATGTGGCCAAGCAGCACGGGAAGACAGTGACCTTCATGCCCAAGCCTATCTTTGAGGACAACGGTAGCGGTATGCACAGTCACTTTTCCCTCTGGAAAGACGGCAAGCCGCTCTTTGCCGGCGATGGATATGCCGGCTTGAGTGATATGGCGCTTTATGCCGTGGGGGGTATTCTGAAGCATGCGCCATCGATTTTAGCCTTTGCGGCGCCCACGACAAACTCATACCGCCGGCTGGTGCCGGGGTTTGAAGCGCCGGTAAACCTGTGCCTATCGGCTCGCAATCGCTCTGCCGCCGTTCGAATCCCCATGTATTCGGATAATCCCAAGGCTAAGCGGTTCGAGTTCCGCTGCCCCGATTCTACGTGCAATGGATATCTCACCTGGACAGCGATGCTCATGGCGGTCATTGACGGCATCCAGAACAAAATCGATCCCGGTAAACCGCTGGATCGTGATATCTACGAAATGAAGCCCGATGAAATGGAAGGGTACAGTCACACGCCCGGCTCGCTGGAAGAGGCTCTCGATGCGCTGGAGAACGATCACGCCTTTCTGGCGGAAGGCGGCGTCTTTACCGATGACCTCATCGAAACGTGGATCGAATGGAAGCGGGAGGAGGAACTTGCTCCGCTGGCTCAACGTCCGCACCCCTACGAGTTTTATCTGTACTACGACGCATAG
- a CDS encoding ammonium transporter: MKIKNIFLVVFLLGGSFLFANGEPTAADAIFTINNTWMLVAAFLVFIMHLGFATLESGLTQAKNTVNILFKNMSIIAIGILTYAVCGFNLMYPGFTEGSSGIFGFAGFGISAPEGAAGLIGYADGAYTYWTDFIFQAMFAATAATIVSGAVAERIKLSSFLVFSTVYVAFVYPIVGSWTWGGGWLADKNFHDFAGSTLVHSVGGWAALVGAYTLGPRLGKYSRKGKIKPILGHNMPLATIGVFLLWFGWYGFNGGSVLSADPGAVSFVFVTTTLAAAAGVIGAMGTSWIISKKPDLSMILNGSLAGLVGITAGADCISPMYSVVVGLIAGAIVVVAVIQLDKMKIDDPVGAISVHLACGIWGTLAVGIFSTDYQLGTQAIGVGAYALFCFVGANIIFQVVKLVMGLRVSEEEEILGLDIGEHDMESYAGFQIFTVE, encoded by the coding sequence ATGAAAATTAAAAACATATTCTTGGTGGTATTCTTGCTAGGTGGTTCTTTCCTTTTTGCTAATGGTGAGCCTACAGCTGCAGATGCCATCTTTACTATAAATAACACCTGGATGTTAGTGGCGGCCTTTTTGGTGTTTATCATGCATTTGGGTTTTGCAACACTGGAGTCAGGTCTTACCCAGGCAAAGAACACAGTTAATATCCTATTCAAGAATATGAGTATTATTGCTATCGGCATTTTGACTTATGCTGTTTGCGGGTTCAATCTAATGTATCCAGGCTTTACTGAAGGCTCTTCCGGAATCTTCGGCTTTGCTGGTTTTGGAATTAGTGCTCCAGAAGGTGCTGCAGGGTTAATAGGGTATGCAGACGGTGCCTATACCTATTGGACTGATTTTATCTTCCAGGCCATGTTTGCAGCAACGGCAGCGACGATTGTATCAGGAGCAGTTGCCGAAAGAATCAAGCTTAGCAGCTTTTTAGTGTTCTCAACAGTTTATGTCGCCTTTGTCTATCCGATTGTAGGTTCTTGGACTTGGGGTGGAGGATGGCTAGCTGATAAAAACTTCCATGATTTTGCAGGTTCAACACTGGTTCATAGTGTCGGTGGATGGGCAGCGCTGGTGGGTGCTTATACGCTGGGACCGCGTCTGGGGAAATATTCCAGGAAAGGTAAGATTAAACCTATTCTGGGTCATAACATGCCTCTTGCAACTATCGGCGTATTCCTCTTGTGGTTTGGCTGGTATGGGTTTAATGGCGGATCGGTGCTTTCGGCAGACCCCGGTGCCGTTTCGTTTGTATTTGTTACAACGACGTTAGCCGCTGCCGCAGGCGTGATTGGTGCCATGGGGACATCTTGGATTATTTCAAAGAAGCCTGATCTATCCATGATACTTAACGGCTCGTTGGCCGGTTTGGTGGGAATTACAGCCGGGGCAGATTGCATCAGCCCGATGTATTCAGTTGTTGTCGGTTTGATAGCAGGAGCCATTGTTGTGGTTGCTGTCATACAGCTGGATAAAATGAAGATCGATGATCCTGTTGGTGCTATTTCGGTTCATTTGGCTTGCGGTATCTGGGGTACGTTAGCTGTTGGCATTTTTAGCACTGATTACCAGCTGGGCACCCAGGCGATAGGTGTTGGAGCTTATGCTCTGTTCTGTTTTGTTGGTGCAAATATCATTTTTCAAGTTGTAAAACTTGTTATGGGATTGCGTGTCTCAGAGGAAGAAGAAATACTCGGTTTAGATATTGGAGAGCACGATATGGAATCGTATGCTGGTTTTCAGATTTTTACCGTAGAATAG